One genomic segment of Acidobacteriota bacterium includes these proteins:
- a CDS encoding AtpZ/AtpI family protein — translation MFPIAIALGFGWGWAMDRVFGTSPWLTAIFTGFGVIAAFLNLFRMVGKGGGFTDPPDDPKTDV, via the coding sequence ATGTTCCCGATCGCCATCGCACTCGGGTTCGGATGGGGCTGGGCGATGGACCGCGTTTTCGGCACCTCCCCCTGGCTGACGGCGATCTTCACCGGCTTCGGAGTGATCGCCGCGTTTCTAAACCTCTTCCGGATGGTGGGAAAGGGAGGCGGCTTCACCGATCCCCCCGACGACCCAAAGACCGATGTCTGA